The DNA segment TGAAGCGCGCCGAAGACGACACCATGGTCGTTTATGCCCACCTACAGGATATCGTCGTCAAAGCCGGTGAGGACGTCGTTGCCGGCCAGCCGATAGGTTTGGTCGGCAATAACGGATATTCGCGCAACCCCCACGTCCATGTCGGGGCCTGGCGCGGGCAAACCCCACTGCAGATCCGCTGGAACCTGCGCCGCGAAGTCGCGGAATAAGGTCAGAATCGACACGAATATGCATTCGCCAATTCTTGAAAACCAGCCGGTGGGCGAGCCCCAACCCGGCCCGAGCTGGGCGCGGGGGGACTGGCGTGCGCGGCTGGGTGAGGATGATCTGACCGAGGGGCTCGATCCCACAGCGCTGAAGCTGGCTGTGAAGGATTCCGCCAAGGCTGCGGGGAAAGCGAGCGATCCCAAGGCGATCGAGCAGGCGGCGGAGGACAGCATCTGCGCGATGCTGCTGATCCGCACCTTCCGCGTACGCGGGCATCTTGCCGCAGATCTCGACCCGCTCGGCCTCGCCAAGCGCGATATCCCGCGCGACCTGACGCTCGAAGGCACGGGTTTCGCAGGCAAGGATGATCGCGAGGTCTTCGTCGGCGGTGCGCTCGGCTTCCAGTGGGTCACGGTGCGCAAGCTCTACGACACGCTCGTCGCCAATTACTGCGGCAAGGTCGGCCTCGAATACATGCACATCGCCGACGTGGAGGAGCGGCGCTTTCTGCAGGAGCGTTTCGAAGGGCCCGACGAGGTCATCCAGTTCACGCCGGAAGGCAAGCGCGCGATCCTCGCCGCGGTGATCCGCGGTGAGCAATACGAAAACTTCCTCGCCAAGAAATACGTCGGCACCAAGCGCTTCGGGCTCGACGGGGGGGAGAGCATGATTCCCGCATTGGAGGCGGTGATCAAATACGGCGGTCAGCTTGGCGTGCGCGAGATCATCTACGGAATGGCACACCGCGGGCGGCTGAACGTGCTCGCGAATGTGATGGCCAAGCCCTATCGCGTGATCTTCCACGAGTTTTCCGGCGGCAGCGCGAGCCCTGAGGATGTCGGGGGCTCGGGCGATGTGAAGTATCACCTCGGCACCAGCACCGACCGCGAATTCGACGGCATCAATGTGCATATGAGCCTGGTGCCCAACCCCAGCCACCTCGAGGCGGTGAATCCGGTGGTGCTGGGCAAGGCGCGCGCGCAGCAGGCGATCCGCGACGATCTCAAGCGCCACGAGCAGGTGCTGCCCGTGCTGATCCACGGCGATGCCGCCTTCGCAGGGCAGGGTATCGTATGGGAGTGCCTGGGCTTTTCGGGCGTGCGCGGCTACAACACCGGCGGCTGCCTGCATTTCGTCATCAACAACCAGATCGGCTTCACCACCAGCCCGCAATTCGGGCGGTCGAGCCCCTATCCGAGCGATGTGGCCAAGGGCGTGCAGGCGCCGATCCTGCATGTGAACGGCGACGATCCGGAGGCGGTCACCTTCGCCTGCAAGCTCGCGATCGAGTACCGCCAGCGCTTCGGGCGCGACATCGTGATCGACATGTGGTGCTATCGCCGCTTCGGCCATAACGAGGGCGACGAACCGGGCTTCACCCAACCCGCGATGTATGCCGCGATCCGCAAGCATACCAAGGTCAGCCAGCTTTATGCCGCGCGGCTCGAGGCGGAAGGCGTAATCGCCAAGGGCGAGGACGCCCGGATGGCGGAGCAGTTCACCGCCACGCTGGAATCCGAATTCTCCGCCTCGGAAAGCTACAAGGCGAACGAAGCGGACTGGTTCGGCGGACGCTGGTCGGGGCTCGCCAAGCCCGCCGATCCCGAAACCGCGCGCCGCAATGTCGAAACCGCGATCAGCGACAAGCTGATGGCGAGCCTTGGCCGCACGCTGACGAGCGTTCCCGAGGATCTCACGATTCACAAGACGCTCGCCCGTGTGCTGCAGGCGAAGGGCGAGATGTTCGGTTCAGGCACCGGCTTCGACTGGGCGACAGCCGAGGCGCTCGCCTTCGGCAGTCTCGTGACCGAAGGCTTCGGCGTGCGTCTGTCCGGGCAGGATTCGGGGCGGGGCACTTTCAGCCAGCGCCATTCGGTCTGGGTCGATCAGGGAACCGAGCGCAAATATATCCCGCTCGCCACGCTGCCGCACGGCAAGTTCGAGGTCTACGACAGCCCGCTGTCAGAATACGGCGTGCTGGGCTTCGAATACGGCTTCGCGATGGCCGATCCCAAGACGCTGGTGCTGTGGGAGGCGCAGTTCGGCGATTTCGCCAATGGCGCGCAGATCATGATCGACCAGTTCATCGCCGCGGGCGAGAGCAAGTGGCTTCGCGCGAACGGCCTCACGCTGCTGCTGCCGCACGGCTACGAGGGACAGGGGCCCGAGCATTCCAGCTCGCGGCTCGAACGCTTCCTCCAGCTTTGCGCCGACGACAATATCTGCGTCTGCAACATCACCGTGCCGGCGAATTACTTCCACGTGCTGCGCCGGCAGATGCTGCGGCCGTTCAGGAAGCCGCTGGTCATCATGACTCCCAAGAGCCTGCTGCGCCATCCGCTGGCGCGCAGTGTTGCCGCGGAGTTCACCGGCGAAAGCCACTTCCGCCGTATCGTCAGCGATACCTCCGCGATTGCAGACGACAAGGTGCGCCGCCTGGTCTTGTGCAGCGGCAAGGTTGCCTATGACCTCATCGCCGCGCGTGACGAGGCAAAGCTCACAGATGTATCGGTGGTGCGGATCGAGCAGCTCTATCCCTTCCCGGGCGAGCCTCTTGCCGCGCGGATCGCGAAGATGGGCGCGCTCGAGGAGATCGTGTGGTGCCAGGAGGAGCCGAAGAACAACGGCGCCTGGTTCTTCGTCGATCGCTTGATCGAGGACGCGGCCCGCGCCGCCGGAAAGCCGCTGCGCCCCACCTATGCCGGGCGTGAGCCGGCGGCCTCCCCCGCCACGGGTTTTGCCCCCCGGCACAAGAAAGAGCAGGATGCCTTGGTCGCGCAAGCGCTCGGCATGGCCGCGTAAGGACAGAACGAACTCATGGCCCAGGACATAAAGGTACCCACGCTCGGCGAATCCGTGACCGAGGCGACGATCGGCGAATGGCTCAAGAAGCCCGGAGAACCGGTCAAGCAGGACGAGCCGGTAGCGAGCCTCGAGACCGACAAGGTCGCGGTCGAGGTGCCGAGCCCCGTTGCGGGGGTGATGGGCGAATATGTCGCGCA comes from the Qipengyuania sediminis genome and includes:
- a CDS encoding 2-oxoglutarate dehydrogenase E1 component: MHSPILENQPVGEPQPGPSWARGDWRARLGEDDLTEGLDPTALKLAVKDSAKAAGKASDPKAIEQAAEDSICAMLLIRTFRVRGHLAADLDPLGLAKRDIPRDLTLEGTGFAGKDDREVFVGGALGFQWVTVRKLYDTLVANYCGKVGLEYMHIADVEERRFLQERFEGPDEVIQFTPEGKRAILAAVIRGEQYENFLAKKYVGTKRFGLDGGESMIPALEAVIKYGGQLGVREIIYGMAHRGRLNVLANVMAKPYRVIFHEFSGGSASPEDVGGSGDVKYHLGTSTDREFDGINVHMSLVPNPSHLEAVNPVVLGKARAQQAIRDDLKRHEQVLPVLIHGDAAFAGQGIVWECLGFSGVRGYNTGGCLHFVINNQIGFTTSPQFGRSSPYPSDVAKGVQAPILHVNGDDPEAVTFACKLAIEYRQRFGRDIVIDMWCYRRFGHNEGDEPGFTQPAMYAAIRKHTKVSQLYAARLEAEGVIAKGEDARMAEQFTATLESEFSASESYKANEADWFGGRWSGLAKPADPETARRNVETAISDKLMASLGRTLTSVPEDLTIHKTLARVLQAKGEMFGSGTGFDWATAEALAFGSLVTEGFGVRLSGQDSGRGTFSQRHSVWVDQGTERKYIPLATLPHGKFEVYDSPLSEYGVLGFEYGFAMADPKTLVLWEAQFGDFANGAQIMIDQFIAAGESKWLRANGLTLLLPHGYEGQGPEHSSSRLERFLQLCADDNICVCNITVPANYFHVLRRQMLRPFRKPLVIMTPKSLLRHPLARSVAAEFTGESHFRRIVSDTSAIADDKVRRLVLCSGKVAYDLIAARDEAKLTDVSVVRIEQLYPFPGEPLAARIAKMGALEEIVWCQEEPKNNGAWFFVDRLIEDAARAAGKPLRPTYAGREPAASPATGFAPRHKKEQDALVAQALGMAA